CCGACACGTTGACCGCGGCGCGCAAATGGAAGCCGGCGTCGAGCCAGCCGCGCAATTGCACACACGTCTCGCGCAATACCCACTCGCCGATGCTAGAGATCAACCCGCTCTGTTCGGCCAGCGGAATGAACAACACCGGCGATATCAGGCCACGCTGCGGATGCTGCCAGCGCAGCAATGCTTCCACACCGATGATAGTGCCGCTCGCCAAGTCCACTTGCGGCTGGTAGTGCACGACGAACTGATTCTGCGCCAAGGCACCACGCAGATCGCTACTCAACGCCGTGCGCTCCTGCACGCGGGCATTGAGCGCCTGGGTAAAGAAGCGGTATTGGCCGCGGCCGGCGGCCTTGGCCTCGTATAACGCAATATCGGCATTGCGCATGAGCTCGATCGCATCAGCGCCGTCGTCGGGGAAGAGGGTAATACCGATGCTGGCGCCGGTCTGTAGCGTCGTGCCGGCCAACGGCAGCGGCCGTGAGATGCTCTCGATCAAACGCTCGGCCACGCGCGCCAACTCTTCCGGCTGGGTCACCGTCGGAATTAACACGGCGAATTCGTCGCCGCCGAAACGAGCGGCGGTGTCGGCATCGCGCACCGTGGCGCTCAACCGAGCGGCAACTTCCTTCAATAACTCGTCGCCGACTTCATGACCGAGCGAATCGTTGACGTCTTTGAATCGATCGAGATCGATAAATAGGATGCCGCCCTTCTGACCGGTGCGGCGCGATGCCTTCAACACCTGATGCAGGCGATCCTGGAACAGAAACCGATTCGGTTTATTGGTCAGCGCGTCATGCGTTGCCACATGGCGCACGCGCTCCTCGGCCGCTTTGCGCTCAGTAATGTCCTCGTGCGTGCTGACGTAACGCGCGTCACCCATCGCGTGCACGCGCACTTCAATGGTTCGACCGTCGGGCCGGGCGTGCTCGAAACAAATCGGCTCGCTGGACGGTTCACGCGACAGATACCGCGGAACGCCAAGCGCCTGTTTCAACACGGCACTGACGCGCAGATCGCCCGGCAACATGCTGACGGGCAATGCATAGATTTCGAAGAATTTTGTGTTACACGCGAGCCCGCGCATGCGGCTGTCGAACACGCACAGGCCCTCACCGATATTGGCGAAGGTCATCTCCAACAACTGCGATTGCTCCTGCACCGCGTCCATCATGTTGGCGATGGAACGACTAAGATATTCGAACTCGGCGATTCCTTTATATTGCGGCGGACGATTTTTTTCGAGGTCGCCGATAATTTTGCGGATCGGCCGGCCGGCACGCACGGTCAAATAAAAGATGCAAACGCTCAGCGCCACCACCAGAAACACCGTCGCCAGCCCGGCGCCGATCATCAACCGATTCAATAA
The DNA window shown above is from Gammaproteobacteria bacterium and carries:
- a CDS encoding EAL domain-containing protein translates to MRPNASPFYRTLAFRVLLPIVVFGLAFGGLLIGSVRSVVLEFVDQQATNDLRWGANSIFQIIDTNLDELQRAGKSSDPLALRHRKVTALTQIEDFARANQLAVVVHDVAARRSFDLGGELANPAGQERWFMPTQRRYTHVINFEPWRWEITVVQDNRVYVALLNRLMIGAGLATVFLVVALSVCIFYLTVRAGRPIRKIIGDLEKNRPPQYKGIAEFEYLSRSIANMMDAVQEQSQLLEMTFANIGEGLCVFDSRMRGLACNTKFFEIYALPVSMLPGDLRVSAVLKQALGVPRYLSREPSSEPICFEHARPDGRTIEVRVHAMGDARYVSTHEDITERKAAEERVRHVATHDALTNKPNRFLFQDRLHQVLKASRRTGQKGGILFIDLDRFKDVNDSLGHEVGDELLKEVAARLSATVRDADTAARFGGDEFAVLIPTVTQPEELARVAERLIESISRPLPLAGTTLQTGASIGITLFPDDGADAIELMRNADIALYEAKAAGRGQYRFFTQALNARVQERTALSSDLRGALAQNQFVVHYQPQVDLASGTIIGVEALLRWQHPQRGLISPVLFIPLAEQSGLISSIGEWVLRETCVQLRGWLDAGFHLRAAVNVSAAQIHRHDLVQVVKHAIADYNIPPESLELEITESTFLEDPTKAIKTFERLRDLGVHIALDDFGTGYSSLSYLRRLPLTNIKIDRSFINDIANRAIDASIVRNIIAMAHGLGPIRVTAEGVEEKVQYEKLLQMGCDHGQGYFFSRPATADKIGGLLSARFSVRLGRAVS